The proteins below come from a single Papaver somniferum cultivar HN1 chromosome 11, ASM357369v1, whole genome shotgun sequence genomic window:
- the LOC113321701 gene encoding high affinity nitrate transporter 2.5-like isoform X1: MEGLIQNETKFSLRVDKDSKATEFRLFSAAPPHMRAFHLAWISLFSCFFSTFAIPPLIPVIRDNLNLTDSDIGNAGIASFCGSIVSRLLMGPACDLFGPRLASSALSILTAPIVFATSLASSPRDFILLRFLIGNFVSNQFWMSSMFSGNVVGLANGFAAGWANVGSGATQLLMPLIYSYITSLGVTSFTAWRVAFILPASLQLVTACMVLYNGQDLPNGNCNHFRKVAEEEDASPKDSFLRILCLGLKNYRGWILALTYGFCFGVELTVDNIIAQYFYDRFNLKIQTAGAIAASFGLANFLSRPIGGVISDEMGRRYGIRGRLWSLWVVQTMAGILCVILGRVNSLSASFLVMCGFSLFVQAASGLTFGVVPFVSKRSLGVIAGMTGSGGTIGAVVTQLLLFSGFTPFSKETGISIMGLMIINCTLPVTLLHFPQWGRMFCGPSIGQ, from the exons ATGGAAGGATTGATTCAGAACGAAACCAAGTTTTCTCTTCGAGTCGATAAAGATAGCAAAGCGACTGAATTTCGGTTATTTTCGGCGGCACCGCCTCATATGCGAGCTTTCCATCTTGCATGGATATCTCTGTTCTCATGTTTCTTTTCAACATTTGCTATTCCTCCTTTGATTCCTGTGATCCGTGACAATCTGAACCTAACAGATTCTGATATTGGGAATGCTGGGATTGCTTCATTTTGTGGCTCAATAGTCTCCCGGCTTCTTATGGGTCCGGCTTGTGACCTTTTTGGACCTCGCCTTGCTTCATCCGCGTTATCAATTCTAACTGCACCGATTGTTTTCGCAACTTCTCTTGCTTCATCACCTCGGGATTTCATCCTACTAAGATTTCTCATCGGAAATTTTGTTTCGAATCAGTTTTGGATGAGTTCAATGTTCTCTGGTAATGTTGTTGGCCTCGCAAATGGGTTCGCAGCCGGATGGGCTAATGTCGGATCCGGTGCTACGCAACTTCTCATGCCACTCATTTACTCATACATTACTAGCTTAGGGGTTACATCTTTTACAGCTTGGCGTGTGGCGTTCATTTTACCCGCTTCGCTTCAATTAGTGACGGCGTGCATGGTATTATACAACGGTCAGGACTTGCCAAATGGGAACTGCAACCATTTCCGAAAAGTCGCAGAGGAAGAGGATGCCTCACCCAAGGATAGTTTCTTAAGAATTCTTTGCCTGGGGCTGAAAAATTATAGAGGCTGGATATTGGCATTGACATATGGCTTTTGCTTTGGGGTGGAACTAACGGTTGATAATATCATCGCGCAATATTTTTACGACAGATTCAATCTTAAGATTCAGACTGCCGGTGCAATTGCGGCAAGTTTTGGGTTGGCAAATTTTCTGTCGAGACCAATTGGAGGAGTAATATCTGATGAAATGGGCAGGAGGTATGGCATTAGGGGAAGATTATGGAGTTTGTGGGTAGTGCAAACAATGGCTGGGATACTATGTGTTATTCTTGGACGAGTTAACTCGCTGTCTGCTTCATTTTTGGTGATGTGTGGCTTCTCTTTGTTTGTTCAAGCTGCTTCTGGTCTGACATTTGGTGTGGTTCCTTTCGTTTCTAAAAG GTCACTAGGAGTAATTGCAGGAATGACAGGAAGTGGTGGCACAATAGGTGCAGTTGTGACACAATTGTTACTCTTTTCAGGTTTCACTCCTTTCTCAAAGGAAACAGGAATTTCCATCATGGGACTTATGATCATAAATTGTACTCTTCCCGTCACTTTGTTGCATTTTCCGCAATGGGGTAGAATGTTTTGTGGTCCGTCAATTGGTCAATAG
- the LOC113321701 gene encoding high affinity nitrate transporter 2.5-like isoform X2 — protein MEGLIQNETKFSLRVDKDSKATEFRLFSAAPPHMRAFHLAWISLFSCFFSTFAIPPLIPVIRDNLNLTDSDIGNAGIASFCGSIVSRLLMGPACDLFGPRLASSALSILTAPIVFATSLASSPRDFILLRFLIGNFVSNQFWMSSMFSGNVVGLANGFAAGWANVGSGATQLLMPLIYSYITSLGVTSFTAWRVAFILPASLQLVTACMVLYNGQDLPNGNCNHFRKVAEEEDASPKDSFLRILCLGLKNYRGWILALTYGFCFGVELTVDNIIAQYFYDRFNLKIQTAGAIAASFGLANFLSRPIGGVISDEMGRRYGIRGRLWSLWVVQTMAGILCVILGRVNSLSASFLVMCGFSLFVQAASGLTFGVVPFVSKRFHSFLKGNRNFHHGTYDHKLYSSRHFVAFSAMG, from the exons ATGGAAGGATTGATTCAGAACGAAACCAAGTTTTCTCTTCGAGTCGATAAAGATAGCAAAGCGACTGAATTTCGGTTATTTTCGGCGGCACCGCCTCATATGCGAGCTTTCCATCTTGCATGGATATCTCTGTTCTCATGTTTCTTTTCAACATTTGCTATTCCTCCTTTGATTCCTGTGATCCGTGACAATCTGAACCTAACAGATTCTGATATTGGGAATGCTGGGATTGCTTCATTTTGTGGCTCAATAGTCTCCCGGCTTCTTATGGGTCCGGCTTGTGACCTTTTTGGACCTCGCCTTGCTTCATCCGCGTTATCAATTCTAACTGCACCGATTGTTTTCGCAACTTCTCTTGCTTCATCACCTCGGGATTTCATCCTACTAAGATTTCTCATCGGAAATTTTGTTTCGAATCAGTTTTGGATGAGTTCAATGTTCTCTGGTAATGTTGTTGGCCTCGCAAATGGGTTCGCAGCCGGATGGGCTAATGTCGGATCCGGTGCTACGCAACTTCTCATGCCACTCATTTACTCATACATTACTAGCTTAGGGGTTACATCTTTTACAGCTTGGCGTGTGGCGTTCATTTTACCCGCTTCGCTTCAATTAGTGACGGCGTGCATGGTATTATACAACGGTCAGGACTTGCCAAATGGGAACTGCAACCATTTCCGAAAAGTCGCAGAGGAAGAGGATGCCTCACCCAAGGATAGTTTCTTAAGAATTCTTTGCCTGGGGCTGAAAAATTATAGAGGCTGGATATTGGCATTGACATATGGCTTTTGCTTTGGGGTGGAACTAACGGTTGATAATATCATCGCGCAATATTTTTACGACAGATTCAATCTTAAGATTCAGACTGCCGGTGCAATTGCGGCAAGTTTTGGGTTGGCAAATTTTCTGTCGAGACCAATTGGAGGAGTAATATCTGATGAAATGGGCAGGAGGTATGGCATTAGGGGAAGATTATGGAGTTTGTGGGTAGTGCAAACAATGGCTGGGATACTATGTGTTATTCTTGGACGAGTTAACTCGCTGTCTGCTTCATTTTTGGTGATGTGTGGCTTCTCTTTGTTTGTTCAAGCTGCTTCTGGTCTGACATTTGGTGTGGTTCCTTTCGTTTCTAAAAG GTTTCACTCCTTTCTCAAAGGAAACAGGAATTTCCATCATGGGACTTATGATCATAAATTGTACTCTTCCCGTCACTTTGTTGCATTTTCCGCAATGGGGTAG
- the LOC113321701 gene encoding high affinity nitrate transporter 2.5-like isoform X3: MEGLIQNETKFSLRVDKDSKATEFRLFSAAPPHMRAFHLAWISLFSCFFSTFAIPPLIPVIRDNLNLTDSDIGNAGIASFCGSIVSRLLMGPACDLFGPRLASSALSILTAPIVFATSLASSPRDFILLRFLIGNFVSNQFWMSSMFSGNVVGLANGFAAGWANVGSGATQLLMPLIYSYITSLGVTSFTAWRVAFILPASLQLVTACMVLYNGQDLPNGNCNHFRKVAEEEDASPKDSFLRILCLGLKNYRGWILALTYGFCFGVELTVDNIIAQYFYDRFNLKIQTAGAIAASFGLANFLSRPIGGVISDEMGRRYGIRGRLWSLWVVQTMAGILCVILGRVNSLSASFLVMCGFSLFVQAASGLTFGVVPFVSKRQAFHLSQS, translated from the coding sequence ATGGAAGGATTGATTCAGAACGAAACCAAGTTTTCTCTTCGAGTCGATAAAGATAGCAAAGCGACTGAATTTCGGTTATTTTCGGCGGCACCGCCTCATATGCGAGCTTTCCATCTTGCATGGATATCTCTGTTCTCATGTTTCTTTTCAACATTTGCTATTCCTCCTTTGATTCCTGTGATCCGTGACAATCTGAACCTAACAGATTCTGATATTGGGAATGCTGGGATTGCTTCATTTTGTGGCTCAATAGTCTCCCGGCTTCTTATGGGTCCGGCTTGTGACCTTTTTGGACCTCGCCTTGCTTCATCCGCGTTATCAATTCTAACTGCACCGATTGTTTTCGCAACTTCTCTTGCTTCATCACCTCGGGATTTCATCCTACTAAGATTTCTCATCGGAAATTTTGTTTCGAATCAGTTTTGGATGAGTTCAATGTTCTCTGGTAATGTTGTTGGCCTCGCAAATGGGTTCGCAGCCGGATGGGCTAATGTCGGATCCGGTGCTACGCAACTTCTCATGCCACTCATTTACTCATACATTACTAGCTTAGGGGTTACATCTTTTACAGCTTGGCGTGTGGCGTTCATTTTACCCGCTTCGCTTCAATTAGTGACGGCGTGCATGGTATTATACAACGGTCAGGACTTGCCAAATGGGAACTGCAACCATTTCCGAAAAGTCGCAGAGGAAGAGGATGCCTCACCCAAGGATAGTTTCTTAAGAATTCTTTGCCTGGGGCTGAAAAATTATAGAGGCTGGATATTGGCATTGACATATGGCTTTTGCTTTGGGGTGGAACTAACGGTTGATAATATCATCGCGCAATATTTTTACGACAGATTCAATCTTAAGATTCAGACTGCCGGTGCAATTGCGGCAAGTTTTGGGTTGGCAAATTTTCTGTCGAGACCAATTGGAGGAGTAATATCTGATGAAATGGGCAGGAGGTATGGCATTAGGGGAAGATTATGGAGTTTGTGGGTAGTGCAAACAATGGCTGGGATACTATGTGTTATTCTTGGACGAGTTAACTCGCTGTCTGCTTCATTTTTGGTGATGTGTGGCTTCTCTTTGTTTGTTCAAGCTGCTTCTGGTCTGACATTTGGTGTGGTTCCTTTCGTTTCTAAAAGGCAAGCCTTTCATTTATCCCAATCTTAA